The proteins below come from a single Diadema setosum chromosome 21, eeDiaSeto1, whole genome shotgun sequence genomic window:
- the LOC140244674 gene encoding uncharacterized protein codes for MSDDRFIIAAEEDKDYGRATVERFFREHCRASLERLGRLDLDCWAVTRRVVSFLTKAAPNSAPKRVRWSVVNPFADPRSDPEDNRISHWVIEWNGRVVDATVLQFYDLGDLLSAEGQAAFKRRCYCEAGTVMAFRGCSEIHPPWIRATIAGGRAYEDFARNILASPYFYGRERDHPLFVHAKVIRPRIK; via the coding sequence ATGTCAGACGACCGATTCATAATCGCGGCTGAGGAAGACAAGGACTATGGGAGAGCCACTGTGGAGAGGTTCTTTAGAGAACACTGCAGGGCCAGCCTGGAACGGCTTGGCCGTCTGGACCTGGACTGTTGGGCCGTAACGAGAAGAGTTGTGAGTTTCCTCACGAAGGCCGCGCCGAATTCTGCACCGAAACGAGTCCGATGGAGCGTGGTCAACCCCTTCGCGGACCCGCGCAGCGACCCGGAGGATAACCGAATATCGCACTGGGTAATCGAATGGAACGGCCGTGTCGTTGACGCGACGGTGCTTCAGTTCTACGACCTCGGAGATCTACTCAGTGCTGAGGGACAGGCCGCCTTCAAGCGGCGATGCTACTGTGAGGCCGGAACTGTCATGGCCTTTAGAGGCTGTTCAGAAATTCATCCCCCGTGGATCCGCGCCACCATCGCGGGCGGACGGGCGTACGAAGATTTCGCACGTAACATTTTGGCAAGCCCGTATTTCTACGGGAGGGAGCGCGACCACCCTCTGTTCGTTCACGCAAAGGTCATAAGGCCGAGGATAAAGTAG
- the LOC140244879 gene encoding kappa-type opioid receptor-like: MDQVEVADVINDKVEVTANVTAGFLESPGDYILRASILCVLAIVGIVGNLLVFLAIALSRKLQTMTSLLIVNLSAGDIVICLVLPFQAAGLVSPGGWPLPRATCQLIAALTLDAAVCSVITIMLIALSRCVLITKPRQTYRRIFSARNVSCMVVFSWLYPTVTLVIPQLSGHGRLGYDNYSRLCVYDFAHPKGKLFAGLYAASAFIAFVITFVCYGLIFRHVKKSAIALGRSCGDSRQRNIELIITKNMLCVVCCYILCLSPAAVVYVAVGVLRGRSIQHSDVLLVSTYVAGTLVVFNSIINPMIYGWKHPHFKVVMGCMLRGRWREIPQPSRFLARFLAERDRDRQKSGTTETGQGTLDSAT; this comes from the coding sequence ATGGATCAAGTTGAAGTTGCTGATGTCATCAATGACAAAGTTGAAGTGACTGCGAATGTAACGGCGGGTTTCCTGGAAAGCCCAGGAGACTACATACTACGAGCGAGCATATTGTGTGTACTCGCCATCGTCGGGATTGTCGGGAATCTTCTGGTCTTCCTCGCGATCGCACTTTCGAGAAAACTTCAGACGATGACGAGTCTTCTGATCGTCAACCTCAGCGCCGGCGATATCGTGATCTGTCTCGTTCTACCGTTCCAGGCGGCCGGGCTGGTGAGCCCGGGTGGCTGGCCGCTGCCGCGCGCCACCTGTCAGTTGATCGCGGCCCTTACTCTCGATGCAGCAGTCTGCAGTGTGATCACCATCATGCTCATTGCCCTCAGTCGCTGCGTGCTCATCACCAAGCCCCGGCAAACCTACCGGCGCATCTTCTCTGCCCGGAATGTCAGCTGCATGGTGGTTTTCTCTTGGCTCTATCCCACAGTCACCCTGGTCATTCCTCAACTGTCTGGACACGGTCGTCTGGGGTACGACAATTATTCTCGGCTCTGTGTCTACGACTTTGCCCACCCGAAGGGAAAACTTTTCGCCGGCTTGTATGCCGCCTCCGCATTCATAGCCTTCGTTATCACATTTGTGTGTTATGGACTGATATTCAGGCACGTTAAAAAGAGCGCCATCGCCTTGGGTAGATCTTGTGGTGACTCTCGCCAAAGAAACATCGAGCTCATCATCACAAAGAACATGCTGTGCGTGGTGTGCTGCTATATCCTGTGTCTCAGCCCCGCCGCGGTGGTGTACGTGGCTGTCGGGGTCCTGCGGGGAAGGAGCATCCAGCATTCGGACGTTCTACTCGTCTCAACCTACGTAGCCGGGACGCTCGTTGTGTTCAACAGCATCATCAACCCTATGATCTATGGCTGGAAGCACCCTCACTTCAAGGTCGTCATGGGCTGCATGCTTCGGGGACGCTGGCGCGAAATTCCCCAACCGTCCCGATTCCTTGCGCGGTTCCTTGCCGAACGAGACAGGGACAGGCAGAAATCGGGAACTACTGAAACAGGTCAGGGTACATTAGATAGCGCCACCTAG